One genomic segment of Paenibacillus durus includes these proteins:
- a CDS encoding sugar phosphate isomerase/epimerase family protein has translation MITIYDWFGYELPIKERYQLIKEAGFDGVLLWWSEGFNRNDYRNGPQLAREAGLFIENIHTPIQNENNLWLDNLDGEALTDCYLQCVADCAEFEIPTMVVHLPGEDNPYNALGMDRIKRITEKAEQLGVNVALENLRNLTNLAYVLEQVDSLRIGFCYDCGHHYNYYPGNDLLSMYGSRLMAVHLHDNNGSYAQHGLPFDGTIDWSTTMKKIAETDYPGATAIEAMNWDYEDLSAKEFLHTAFKRAKRLEALKLYNP, from the coding sequence ATGATTACTATTTATGATTGGTTTGGCTATGAATTGCCGATTAAGGAACGTTATCAGTTAATAAAAGAAGCCGGATTTGATGGTGTTTTATTATGGTGGAGTGAAGGCTTTAATCGGAACGATTACCGCAACGGGCCACAACTTGCGCGAGAAGCGGGTCTTTTTATAGAAAATATCCACACGCCAATCCAAAACGAAAACAACCTCTGGCTTGACAATCTGGACGGTGAAGCCTTAACCGACTGCTATTTGCAATGTGTTGCAGATTGCGCCGAATTTGAGATTCCGACAATGGTGGTGCACCTGCCGGGCGAAGACAATCCATATAACGCATTGGGAATGGATAGAATCAAGAGAATTACTGAAAAAGCTGAACAGCTTGGCGTCAATGTTGCGCTGGAGAATTTACGCAACCTTACCAATTTGGCGTATGTGCTGGAGCAAGTGGATTCCCTGCGTATCGGATTCTGTTATGACTGTGGACATCACTACAACTACTATCCGGGCAATGATTTATTATCCATGTACGGGTCCCGGTTGATGGCAGTACATTTACATGATAATAACGGAAGTTATGCCCAACACGGGTTACCCTTTGACGGCACGATTGATTGGTCTACAACCATGAAAAAAATTGCGGAAACGGATTATCCAGGCGCGACTGCAATAGAGGCCATGAATTGGGATTATGAGGATTTGTCGGCTAAAGAGTTTTTACATACAGCGTTTAAGCGAGCAAAAAGGCTGGAAGCATTAAAGCTCTATAATCCATGA
- a CDS encoding EthD domain-containing protein, whose translation MFKVMSFLTKKDGMDTREFINYYENNHVPLIASIAPVPDGYKRNYIIKDNIQGEVGDYDVITEMTFSNREAYETWVAKMYAPDTGVIEDESRFLDRSKTKPHFIEEYKTDK comes from the coding sequence ATGTTTAAAGTTATGTCTTTTCTAACTAAAAAAGATGGAATGGATACTAGGGAATTTATCAATTACTATGAGAACAATCACGTGCCGCTAATTGCAAGTATTGCCCCTGTTCCAGACGGATATAAGCGCAACTATATTATAAAAGACAATATTCAGGGCGAAGTGGGAGACTATGATGTAATTACCGAAATGACCTTTTCAAATCGCGAGGCTTATGAAACTTGGGTGGCTAAAATGTATGCTCCAGATACCGGGGTAATAGAGGATGAGTCCAGGTTTCTGGACAGATCAAAAACTAAACCACATTTTATTGAAGAATATAAAACCGATAAATAA
- a CDS encoding alpha/beta hydrolase fold domain-containing protein yields the protein MNEQKSRSRHLIDHEIISAIDLFPTSDLSDTTLMESRQNQSKMVPQIDVTQLFPVTFEERTVPSYFGGPDIRIEIIKPRQPKYSKTPLYYSIHGGGMVLGSPVVDRRGNAALAAEHGFCCVSVYYRLAPEHIQPSQLQDCYSGLKWCIEHAEELAIDAQKVAVAGSSAGGGLAAGLALYVRDQKEFDIHHLRLRSPMLDDRTGISSEHPYAGEFVWTKISNYFGWKSVLGHEPGQERTSEYYVPARAKSLADLPPTYISIGSIDLFIDEALLFAKQLAFDGVLVELHVYPGYHHLAPAFPNAHYSQEGAKSSEYALLKALELL from the coding sequence ATGAATGAACAAAAAAGCAGAAGCAGGCATCTGATAGATCATGAGATTATTAGTGCGATTGATTTATTTCCGACAAGTGATTTATCGGATACTACGCTAATGGAATCGCGGCAAAATCAATCAAAAATGGTGCCTCAAATCGATGTAACGCAACTGTTTCCTGTCACATTTGAAGAGAGGACGGTACCCAGTTATTTTGGAGGACCCGATATTCGCATAGAAATTATTAAACCCCGCCAACCAAAGTATAGTAAGACGCCGTTGTATTATTCGATTCACGGTGGGGGAATGGTTTTGGGAAGTCCGGTCGTCGACCGTCGAGGGAATGCGGCACTGGCTGCGGAACATGGTTTTTGCTGCGTATCTGTGTATTACAGACTAGCGCCGGAACATATTCAGCCAAGTCAATTGCAGGATTGTTATTCAGGCCTGAAATGGTGCATTGAACATGCTGAGGAATTAGCGATAGATGCTCAGAAAGTGGCTGTAGCTGGCAGCAGCGCTGGCGGCGGATTAGCCGCGGGCCTAGCCCTATACGTTCGTGATCAGAAGGAATTCGATATCCATCATCTAAGACTACGGAGTCCAATGCTTGACGACCGTACGGGAATTTCGTCAGAGCATCCTTATGCCGGCGAGTTTGTTTGGACAAAAATAAGCAACTATTTCGGCTGGAAATCGGTATTAGGGCATGAACCCGGTCAAGAGAGGACAAGCGAGTATTATGTGCCTGCGCGTGCAAAATCATTGGCTGATTTACCGCCAACTTATATAAGCATAGGAAGCATTGATTTGTTTATTGATGAAGCCTTATTATTTGCCAAACAACTAGCTTTTGACGGTGTCTTAGTTGAATTACATGTATACCCTGGATATCATCACTTGGCTCCAGCGTTTCCGAATGCGCATTACTCTCAAGAAGGCGCTAAATCAAGTGAATATGCGTTACTAAAAGCTCTTGAGTTACTTTGA
- a CDS encoding CD3324 family protein yields MKYTNAKKILPEKLIMEIQQYVQGETIYIPKQEKEFHHWGSLSGGRQWLDHRNAAIKEAFKNNHNSIEQLAKDYFLSVETIKRIVYSGNK; encoded by the coding sequence TTGAAATATACGAATGCAAAAAAAATATTACCCGAAAAGCTAATTATGGAGATTCAACAGTATGTCCAGGGAGAGACGATTTACATTCCTAAGCAGGAAAAGGAATTTCATCATTGGGGAAGCTTGAGTGGCGGAAGACAGTGGCTAGATCACCGAAATGCTGCTATTAAAGAAGCTTTTAAGAATAATCATAATAGTATTGAACAGCTAGCTAAGGACTATTTTCTCTCCGTAGAAACGATTAAGAGAATTGTTTATTCAGGAAATAAGTAG
- a CDS encoding AraC family transcriptional regulator, whose product MPEQRLDNHVITGKNVSIHKKALDQLIDMTDRITPADGRTPTIVPFLSIIRSSRETQRSTGVLTPSFCLILQGTKRLYLGQEIFHYSAGDYLASLIDMPASAQVIGATEESPYMGLRIDFTTQEIASVAMEAQIVTEPKENDLSAGAFIGKADAELLDIFFRLLKLIDKPKEVRFLSELIKREMIFNLLSGDFGHLFFQKVLFDQRADGVGKAIQWIKENYARSFTVEELAKSCNMSTSGLHHKFKAITTMGPLQYQKQLRLQEARRQMLSGPMGATMAALTVGYESPSQFNREYRRLFGLPPLQDIKALRKSSRAWGFEDS is encoded by the coding sequence ATGCCGGAACAAAGATTGGATAATCACGTTATCACTGGAAAGAATGTTTCTATTCATAAGAAAGCGCTGGATCAACTCATTGACATGACGGATCGGATTACCCCGGCAGACGGACGGACGCCAACCATTGTTCCGTTTCTTTCCATAATCAGAAGCAGTCGCGAGACACAGCGAAGTACAGGTGTTTTGACTCCTTCCTTTTGCCTGATCCTTCAAGGAACTAAGAGACTTTACCTTGGTCAAGAGATTTTTCATTACTCAGCGGGTGATTATTTGGCGTCGCTGATCGATATGCCGGCTTCAGCCCAAGTCATCGGAGCCACGGAAGAATCGCCTTACATGGGGTTGCGTATCGATTTTACAACGCAAGAAATAGCTTCTGTAGCCATGGAGGCACAAATCGTTACGGAGCCAAAAGAGAATGATCTGAGTGCCGGAGCCTTCATCGGAAAAGCGGATGCCGAGCTGCTAGATATATTTTTCCGGTTACTGAAGCTAATCGATAAGCCTAAAGAAGTCCGATTTCTGTCCGAACTGATCAAAAGGGAAATGATTTTTAACTTACTGTCAGGTGATTTTGGACACTTATTTTTCCAAAAGGTACTCTTTGATCAAAGAGCGGATGGAGTCGGTAAGGCGATCCAATGGATCAAAGAAAATTATGCACGTTCTTTTACCGTTGAGGAACTTGCAAAATCCTGCAACATGAGTACCTCCGGACTGCATCATAAATTCAAAGCGATTACAACAATGGGGCCTTTGCAATATCAGAAGCAGCTTCGCCTGCAGGAAGCCAGGCGCCAGATGTTGAGCGGTCCCATGGGGGCAACGATGGCCGCATTGACAGTAGGCTATGAAAGTCCGTCGCAATTCAATCGGGAATACCGAAGGCTTTTTGGTTTACCTCCTCTGCAAGATATCAAAGCGTTGCGAAAATCTTCCCGCGCTTGGGGATTCGAGGATAGTTAA
- a CDS encoding MFS transporter, producing the protein MNQSKWIILTIIIACQLIVVLDASIMVTAIPQIGRSLHMTATSLTWVQNAYILPFGGFLLLGARAGDLLGRRRMLSVGIGLFSLTSMLAGLAPTAEFLLVSRAFQGFAAALATPAALALLSASFVEAKERAKAIAMYSAVSAGGGSVGLLLGGFFTDFISWRVGMFINVPIGIALLFLVQRFIQKTGTKTGRFDLWGAIASVIGMTALVYGFVQAADRGWGEPETWISLAAGIVLLAAFVLIESRVAEPIIPLRLFASRQRSGAYLGRFLMVCGNFSLFFFIPQYMQNVLGSSSLEAGLAFLPFTVAQFGMMYLIPGLVQRYGNRKVLMSGLLLSIIGTLWLSRIVSVQAQFFPQMFILLTVMGIGAGMVFQPLTVLGLSDVDPQDNGAASGLINVAHQSGSSLGLAILISVFDAAIRTDQPSKMHFAHAISSSILGSVVFITAALVVTLLCFLPARQSIRKQASMGS; encoded by the coding sequence ATGAATCAATCAAAGTGGATCATTTTAACCATAATTATCGCATGTCAACTTATCGTTGTGCTTGACGCCTCTATTATGGTAACGGCAATACCTCAAATCGGTCGATCGTTGCATATGACGGCAACCAGCTTGACTTGGGTCCAAAATGCCTACATTTTGCCGTTCGGCGGTTTCTTGTTGCTCGGTGCCCGTGCAGGGGATCTTTTGGGGCGCAGAAGAATGCTTAGTGTAGGCATTGGATTATTTTCGCTTACCTCTATGCTGGCCGGTTTGGCGCCGACAGCCGAATTTTTGCTTGTCTCCCGTGCATTCCAAGGCTTTGCGGCTGCTTTGGCAACACCTGCTGCACTAGCATTGCTGTCAGCGAGCTTTGTAGAGGCCAAGGAACGTGCTAAAGCGATCGCGATGTACAGCGCGGTTTCGGCCGGAGGCGGCAGTGTCGGTCTCCTTCTTGGCGGATTTTTCACTGATTTTATTTCCTGGCGCGTCGGGATGTTTATCAATGTCCCCATTGGGATTGCTTTGCTCTTTTTGGTACAGAGGTTTATTCAGAAAACAGGTACGAAGACCGGACGTTTTGATCTTTGGGGTGCAATTGCCTCTGTAATCGGCATGACTGCGTTGGTATACGGTTTTGTTCAAGCTGCAGATCGCGGTTGGGGGGAACCCGAAACATGGATTTCACTTGCAGCCGGGATTGTTTTGTTAGCGGCATTCGTTCTTATTGAATCTCGAGTGGCTGAGCCGATAATCCCGCTCCGATTGTTTGCGAGCCGCCAGCGGTCCGGGGCTTATCTTGGAAGGTTCCTAATGGTATGCGGGAATTTTTCACTCTTTTTCTTTATCCCTCAATATATGCAAAACGTCCTCGGTTCCAGCTCGCTTGAAGCAGGTTTAGCCTTCCTGCCATTTACAGTCGCCCAGTTCGGGATGATGTATCTAATACCTGGGTTGGTGCAACGTTATGGAAATAGGAAAGTCCTGATGTCCGGTTTGCTACTCTCCATCATTGGTACACTTTGGTTAAGCCGAATCGTCTCCGTACAAGCTCAGTTCTTTCCGCAAATGTTCATCCTCTTGACCGTCATGGGCATTGGCGCCGGAATGGTTTTCCAACCGCTTACCGTTCTGGGGCTCTCAGATGTGGATCCTCAAGATAACGGTGCAGCTTCGGGTCTGATTAATGTCGCGCATCAAAGCGGTTCCTCGTTGGGACTGGCTATTCTCATATCCGTATTTGATGCAGCTATCCGTACGGACCAACCTTCAAAGATGCATTTCGCTCATGCTATATCGAGCTCCATATTGGGATCAGTAGTATTTATTACAGCAGCCCTTGTTGTGACGCTTCTCTGCTTTCTTCCGGCACGCCAATCTATTCGAAAACAAGCATCAATGGGTTCTTGA
- a CDS encoding ABC transporter permease has protein sequence MEAAKKHFFIDISVMLGRSMRHIFRSMDTIITVTLLPIAFMLLFVYVFGGEIQSGTDNYVNYLLPGILLMAIASGISYTAFRLFTDVQRGIVERFHTMPISRSALLWGHVLTSLVSNAISVVVIILAALIMGFRSSAGVLPWLAVAGILALFTLALTWVAAIAGLSAKTVDGANAFAYPIIFLPFISSAFVPTESMPTVVRVFAENQPVTSIVEAIRALLSGQQVGNDIWVALAWCIGTMLLAYIFAMRAYKKRV, from the coding sequence ATGGAGGCGGCAAAGAAGCATTTTTTCATCGATATAAGCGTTATGCTTGGACGTTCCATGCGTCACATTTTCCGCAGTATGGACACCATCATCACGGTCACCCTCTTGCCGATCGCGTTTATGCTGCTGTTCGTCTATGTGTTCGGCGGCGAAATTCAATCCGGAACGGATAACTATGTGAATTACTTGCTGCCGGGAATACTCCTGATGGCGATTGCCAGCGGAATATCCTACACGGCTTTCCGTTTGTTTACCGATGTGCAGAGGGGCATAGTCGAGCGTTTTCACACCATGCCGATTTCACGTTCCGCCTTGCTTTGGGGGCATGTGCTGACTTCGCTGGTATCCAACGCCATATCGGTGGTCGTCATCATTCTCGCAGCGTTGATTATGGGTTTTCGTTCGTCCGCGGGAGTGCTGCCATGGCTTGCCGTAGCCGGCATACTCGCGCTGTTTACTCTGGCCTTAACTTGGGTCGCAGCAATTGCCGGACTGTCCGCAAAAACGGTCGATGGCGCTAACGCCTTTGCCTACCCGATTATCTTCCTGCCATTTATCAGCTCGGCATTTGTGCCAACCGAGTCGATGCCGACCGTCGTTCGCGTCTTTGCCGAAAACCAGCCGGTGACCTCAATCGTAGAAGCCATCCGTGCACTGCTGTCAGGTCAACAGGTGGGTAATGATATATGGGTTGCGCTTGCGTGGTGCATCGGAACTATGCTCCTGGCTTATATCTTTGCAATGAGAGCGTATAAAAAGCGAGTATGA
- a CDS encoding ABC transporter ATP-binding protein — MQTVQTKSIQVKGLQKSYKQHQVLKGVDFEVEKGSIFALLGSNGAGKTTVVKILTTLLKPDGGTAAINGFDVSSEPDHVRQAISLAGQFAAVDEILTGRENLIMIAKLRYLKNPHQVADDVLKRFGLADAADRRVSTYSGGMRRRLDIALSLVGKPQIIFLDEPTTGLDPEARIEVWKIVKELTDGGTTVLLTTQYLEEAEQLADRIAILHEGRIIASGTLPELKKMFPSAKVEYVEKQPTLEEIFLAIVGKKEGK; from the coding sequence ATGCAAACCGTGCAAACCAAGTCCATTCAAGTAAAAGGACTGCAGAAATCCTACAAGCAGCATCAAGTGCTGAAGGGCGTAGATTTCGAGGTGGAAAAGGGCAGTATTTTCGCTCTCCTTGGCTCCAACGGGGCAGGCAAGACAACGGTTGTCAAAATCCTCACCACGCTGCTCAAACCAGACGGCGGAACTGCAGCCATAAACGGATTCGATGTTTCGTCAGAACCCGATCACGTGCGGCAGGCGATCAGTCTGGCCGGGCAATTTGCCGCCGTGGATGAAATTTTGACTGGACGGGAAAATCTGATCATGATTGCCAAGCTGAGATACCTCAAAAACCCGCACCAGGTTGCGGACGACGTGTTAAAACGCTTCGGCCTGGCAGACGCCGCAGACCGCAGAGTGTCTACTTACTCGGGGGGGATGCGCCGCAGGCTTGACATTGCCTTGAGCCTTGTGGGAAAACCGCAAATCATTTTTCTGGATGAGCCGACCACCGGGCTTGACCCCGAGGCACGGATCGAGGTTTGGAAGATTGTCAAGGAGCTTACCGACGGCGGGACGACGGTACTTCTCACCACACAGTATTTGGAGGAGGCCGAGCAGCTTGCCGACCGGATTGCCATTTTGCACGAAGGCAGGATTATCGCGAGCGGGACGCTCCCGGAGCTAAAAAAGATGTTCCCGTCCGCAAAGGTGGAGTATGTTGAAAAACAACCGACATTAGAGGAGATCTTCCTCGCCATCGTCGGCAAAAAGGAGGGAAAGTAA
- a CDS encoding pentapeptide repeat-containing protein: protein MNQRLTDYLNGVFTPYDGVKSITELKAYLLSDLKERYSELRAEGKDEETAFKMTIDSIGDIEQTILEVANLSRSLERQVLTNFSASNLPKSDFTGVTAHKGLFEGSALRGSDFSGADLTGSSFKGSDVREANFDGANLTDCSLSALDLANASFNKTILVRTNFSKSGLDGVKFTGVKLTDVMLTMTDLRKTIFDGCLFDGVNFKYSDLRGLCFDGQTFIGVRFDKAALNEVSFRGATLKNVSFQSAFTLSKKYYRAIKTICFDGATMDKLTFALLKGMEADLSKVTVI from the coding sequence ATGAATCAGAGATTGACGGACTATTTGAACGGCGTTTTTACGCCATACGACGGGGTAAAAAGCATCACCGAATTAAAGGCCTACCTGCTCTCCGATTTAAAGGAACGGTATAGTGAGCTCAGAGCTGAGGGTAAAGACGAAGAAACGGCGTTTAAGATGACCATTGATAGTATCGGCGACATTGAGCAGACGATTCTGGAGGTCGCTAACCTCTCCCGCTCGCTGGAGCGGCAAGTGCTGACAAACTTTAGCGCAAGCAACCTGCCAAAGAGCGACTTTACAGGCGTTACTGCCCATAAAGGACTGTTTGAAGGCAGTGCGCTGCGCGGTTCCGACTTTTCTGGCGCAGATTTGACCGGCAGTTCGTTTAAGGGCAGCGACGTACGCGAAGCCAATTTTGACGGCGCGAATCTGACAGACTGCAGCCTGTCCGCGCTTGACCTGGCAAATGCAAGCTTCAATAAGACGATCCTTGTACGAACCAATTTCAGCAAGTCGGGGCTTGACGGAGTCAAATTCACAGGCGTAAAACTGACCGACGTGATGTTAACAATGACCGATCTTAGAAAAACAATTTTTGACGGTTGTTTATTTGATGGCGTCAACTTCAAATATTCCGACCTTCGCGGGCTATGTTTCGACGGGCAAACTTTTATCGGTGTTAGGTTTGACAAAGCGGCATTAAACGAAGTTTCGTTCAGGGGAGCTACACTCAAAAATGTATCATTTCAATCTGCGTTTACCTTGTCAAAGAAGTATTATCGCGCAATCAAAACCATCTGTTTTGACGGCGCAACGATGGATAAACTGACCTTTGCTCTGCTCAAAGGCATGGAAGCCGATTTGTCAAAAGTTACAGTCATTTAA
- a CDS encoding TetR/AcrR family transcriptional regulator, with the protein MKVDRRVAKSQEAIKKALIELMTEKSFDNITIQDISDRANVNRGTIYLHYMDKFDLLDKIMEEHIYNMSDFCESAAEMDFLESTVHCMEYFENNFLFFSTMLASEGAPYFRSRFLQFNIEEFRKDVDITQGKNAGQREDVVVEFVSNAYVGVVEWWLKNGMPYPPRVMAEKVGELLERIV; encoded by the coding sequence ATGAAAGTTGATCGAAGAGTAGCCAAAAGCCAAGAAGCCATTAAGAAGGCTCTTATTGAACTGATGACTGAAAAAAGTTTTGATAACATTACCATTCAAGATATTTCGGACAGGGCAAATGTAAACCGGGGAACTATTTATCTTCATTACATGGATAAATTTGACCTGTTAGATAAGATCATGGAAGAACATATATACAATATGAGTGATTTTTGTGAATCGGCAGCTGAAATGGATTTTTTGGAATCGACTGTACACTGTATGGAATACTTTGAGAACAATTTTTTATTCTTTTCGACGATGTTAGCGAGTGAAGGAGCTCCGTATTTTCGAAGTCGGTTCCTTCAGTTTAATATCGAAGAATTCAGGAAAGATGTGGACATCACTCAAGGAAAAAATGCCGGACAAAGAGAAGATGTAGTTGTTGAATTTGTTTCTAATGCATATGTAGGGGTAGTTGAATGGTGGTTAAAGAATGGAATGCCTTATCCGCCTCGTGTCATGGCAGAAAAAGTTGGAGAGTTATTGGAAAGAATCGTATAA
- a CDS encoding ATP-binding cassette domain-containing protein: MSESNQEYIVISGARENNLKNVSLRIPKRKITIFTGVSGSGKSSIVFDTIAAESTRLLNENFSMFVRNFLPRVPQPDTDAIENLSMAVIVDQKRLGGGSHSTMGTITDISPILRLLFSRVGQPYVGQAHMFSFNDPQGMCPECNGIGRRLGVDMSKALDMSKSLNEGAIMLPDYKVDSWDWNMIVQSGFFDLDKKLSDYSDEELEQLLYAKARKVEMDFAGKAVNITVEGVIEKFTNKYIKQDVKTKSERTQRAVAPFISEGPCSSCRGARLSQAALGCRINGRSIAELSSMEVGQLIRVIREIDDPIAAPIVKSLTERLQHLVDIGLDYLTLDRETDTLSGGESQRVKMVKHLSGSLVDVTYIFDEPSIGLHPRDVHRLNGLLQKLRDKGNTVIVVEHDPDVIKLADHIVDVGPHAGSRGGSIVYEGSFQGLLEAGTLTSTHMKRPLQLKPDCRQPSGKLSIKDAQLHNLRNVSVDIPTGVLTAVTGVAGSGKSTLINEVFFSQHPDAIVIDQSAVGVSTRSNPATYTGIMDDVRKAFASANKVSQGLFSFNSKGACENCQGLGVVYTDLAFLDSVKLPCEVCGGRRFKEEVLAYKLNGKSIADVLEMTVEQALDFFQLKEVVRKLQAMSDVGLNYITLGQPLSTLSGGECQRIKLASELHKKGSIYVMDEPTTGLHMSDIGHLLGIMNRLVDAGNTVIVIEHNLDVVSQADWIIDMGPDGGSKGGQVVFEGTPAQIIHAEQSITGRYLI; encoded by the coding sequence ATGAGCGAATCCAATCAGGAGTATATCGTAATCTCGGGTGCGAGGGAAAACAATCTCAAGAACGTATCCTTGCGCATTCCCAAGCGGAAGATCACGATCTTCACCGGGGTATCCGGATCCGGTAAGTCATCGATCGTCTTCGATACGATCGCCGCAGAATCCACGCGATTGCTGAATGAGAACTTCAGTATGTTCGTGCGAAATTTCCTGCCCCGCGTTCCTCAGCCGGATACGGACGCGATCGAGAACCTGAGCATGGCTGTTATTGTGGATCAGAAGCGGTTGGGCGGCGGTTCCCATTCCACGATGGGTACGATTACCGATATCTCTCCCATTCTCCGCCTTCTCTTCTCCCGAGTGGGTCAGCCCTATGTTGGACAAGCGCACATGTTCTCGTTTAACGATCCGCAAGGAATGTGTCCCGAGTGCAACGGGATCGGTCGCAGGCTGGGTGTCGACATGAGCAAGGCGCTGGACATGTCAAAGTCGTTGAATGAAGGGGCAATCATGCTGCCGGACTATAAGGTAGACAGCTGGGATTGGAACATGATCGTGCAGTCGGGGTTCTTCGACCTAGACAAGAAGCTGAGTGATTATTCGGATGAGGAGCTAGAGCAGCTGTTGTACGCCAAGGCGAGGAAAGTGGAGATGGATTTCGCTGGGAAGGCAGTGAATATTACGGTGGAGGGCGTCATCGAAAAGTTCACTAACAAGTACATCAAGCAGGATGTGAAGACGAAATCTGAGCGCACACAACGAGCGGTTGCGCCGTTTATCTCCGAGGGGCCTTGCTCCAGCTGCAGAGGCGCGAGACTCAGTCAGGCCGCACTTGGCTGCAGGATCAATGGACGGAGCATTGCGGAGCTGTCTTCCATGGAGGTCGGACAGCTCATCCGCGTCATTCGGGAGATCGACGACCCGATCGCCGCGCCGATTGTCAAGTCGCTGACGGAGCGGCTGCAGCACTTGGTGGATATCGGACTTGACTACTTGACGCTGGACCGTGAGACGGATACTTTGTCCGGCGGCGAGTCGCAGCGCGTCAAGATGGTGAAGCACCTGAGCGGCAGTCTGGTTGATGTCACTTACATCTTCGATGAGCCCAGCATTGGCTTGCACCCCCGTGATGTACACCGGTTAAATGGATTGCTTCAGAAGCTGCGCGACAAGGGCAATACCGTGATTGTCGTCGAGCATGATCCCGATGTGATCAAGTTGGCGGATCATATCGTTGACGTCGGGCCTCACGCCGGCAGCCGCGGTGGTTCCATCGTGTATGAAGGAAGCTTCCAAGGCCTGCTGGAGGCAGGTACGCTGACAAGCACCCATATGAAGCGGCCGCTCCAGCTGAAGCCCGATTGCAGGCAGCCATCCGGCAAGCTGTCCATCAAGGATGCCCAACTTCACAACCTGCGGAACGTGAGTGTAGATATTCCAACCGGAGTGCTGACAGCAGTTACGGGTGTCGCCGGCTCGGGCAAGAGCACGCTGATTAATGAAGTATTCTTCAGCCAGCATCCGGATGCGATCGTCATCGACCAATCGGCGGTAGGCGTGTCAACACGCTCGAATCCCGCGACCTACACGGGCATTATGGATGATGTACGCAAGGCGTTTGCTTCCGCGAACAAGGTGAGCCAAGGCTTGTTCAGCTTCAACTCCAAGGGAGCTTGCGAGAACTGCCAAGGGCTGGGTGTTGTGTATACAGACCTTGCATTCCTCGACAGCGTGAAGCTGCCATGTGAAGTATGCGGAGGCAGACGGTTCAAGGAAGAGGTGCTCGCGTACAAGCTGAACGGCAAGTCCATTGCAGATGTGCTGGAGATGACGGTGGAGCAGGCATTGGATTTTTTTCAGCTAAAAGAGGTTGTGCGCAAGCTCCAGGCGATGAGTGATGTGGGGCTGAACTATATTACACTCGGCCAGCCGCTCAGCACGCTCTCGGGCGGGGAATGCCAGCGCATCAAGCTGGCAAGCGAGCTGCATAAGAAGGGCAGCATCTACGTCATGGACGAGCCGACGACCGGTCTGCATATGTCAGATATCGGTCACCTTCTTGGGATCATGAACCGCCTCGTGGATGCAGGCAATACCGTGATCGTCATCGAGCACAACCTCGATGTGGTCAGCCAAGCGGATTGGATCATCGATATGGGACCGGACGGAGGCAGCAAGGGCGGCCAGGTGGTGTTCGAGGGCACACCGGCGCAGATCATCCATGCGGAGCAGTCGATCACAGGAAGATACTTGATATAA
- the fabZ gene encoding 3-hydroxyacyl-ACP dehydratase FabZ, whose amino-acid sequence MLDIERIKKVIPHRYPFLLVDKILEIDEGKKAVGIKNVTINEPYFLGHFSDYPVMPGVLIVEALAQVGGIVMSKEDNSNHKIGLLTGIDNCRFRQQVKPGDRLLLTFEVTRVKGQIVKGKGVAMVNNEMVCETEIMFAFSSI is encoded by the coding sequence ATGCTTGATATTGAAAGAATAAAAAAGGTTATTCCTCATAGATACCCATTTCTATTGGTTGATAAAATCTTAGAAATAGATGAGGGCAAGAAAGCTGTTGGAATTAAAAATGTGACAATCAATGAACCTTATTTCCTTGGTCATTTTTCCGACTATCCAGTTATGCCTGGAGTCTTGATTGTAGAAGCATTGGCGCAAGTCGGTGGTATAGTTATGTCCAAAGAAGATAACAGTAATCACAAAATAGGCTTATTAACTGGTATTGATAATTGTCGATTCAGACAGCAAGTGAAACCTGGAGACCGACTCCTCCTTACGTTTGAGGTAACTCGAGTCAAGGGACAGATAGTCAAAGGAAAAGGCGTTGCCATGGTTAACAATGAAATGGTTTGTGAAACTGAAATAATGTTTGCATTCAGTTCGATTTAG